Within the Puniceicoccus vermicola genome, the region GTGGGGCGACGAAACGGCCATCAAGCCGGAATGCCATTTTCGAAGAAGCTTCTCGCCCAAAGGAGTCACTCCAGTCGTACGCCAATCGGCCAAACGTTTCCATTCGAGCCTCATCAGCGCCATCAACAACCAAGGAAAAATGCAGTGGATGCCGCTGAAGGAGGCGATCAACTCCGAGACCTTCCTGAAGTTCCTCCGGCAACTGGTTAAGTTCAGGAAGCGTAAGATCATCCTGATCGTCGATAACCTGCGGGTCCACCACAGCAAGCCCGTCAAGGAGTGGTTGGAGCAAAACACCCATCGCATCGAACTCGTATTCCTTCCAGCCTACAGCCCCGAGCTCAACCCGGACGAATACCTGAACAACTACTTGAAGCAGACCGTGACCGCAGAAGAAAGGCTCACCGACAAAGTCGAACTCGATGCAACCGTGAAGGTGAAAATGTTCCTGCTCGGGATCAGAAAACATCTCGTAAAATCCTTCTTCCGTCATCCTGCGGTCCAATATGCAGGCCTATCACCTATTTGATTAGCCGAGTAATAACAGTTCAAGAGAATTCCTGCTAGACGCATTTACCCATTTGGTTAAAAATTACAGAACACTTGAAAGATGCCTCTGCTACTACTGAAGTAGTTCAATTTCTTGGCCAACCTAAAATGACCATAAATAAAGCTACTAGTCATTATTCATCAATATCTGCGAGAGGGACCTCTCCATTCCCTAGCTTTTCCAGCCAAACGCGCTCTTCGCGGCTAAACCAAGCATGTGGATTTAACCTCGTGGATTTGTGTCCGGCTGAAGGCATCGTGATCAATTCGACTGGGCCGGGCATCTCATTGGCCGCAATAAAAATACCGGGGGCAGGACATGTCGTATCAGCGAGCCCCATACCAATTAAGGTCGGGCATAAAATATCCGGACAGAAATTGATAACATCAAAATACGCAGAGGTCTTATGCACCTTTTCCTCATCCTTACCGGTCGTTTTGTAGAATGAGCCGGGCCAACTTGGCTTACGGCCAACCAGAGGGCCACTCTGGTCAGAACCAGCAGGAACTTTAGCTATGGCTGCAGTAACGACTTCATTACACAGCGCCGCAGTGACCAGTGCCTGCATGCCCCCCTGACTGGATCCACGAACAACAAGCGTCTTTCCGTCCCAATCCGGACGGCTGGTCAGATACCGAACCGCCTGATAGCATCCCAGATACATGCGTAGGAAATAGCTCGTTTCACGGTCATCATTCCCTATCGCATTATAGCGATTCAACGGTCCGGATTTCAGTTCATCATAGAAGGTCTGGGATTCATACAAGGGAATATCATGCGCCTGAATATTGAGGACCAACCATCCATCCTCAGCGGCATTAGTCGACCAGCTTTTCTTCAATGGATAGACACCAGCCCACTGAACAATGAGCAAGGCAGGAAGCTTCTTTTCCGTCGAATCGGGGCGTGCAAGTTGGCCTCGCACATGTGATTCGTTAATGTTATCGACGGTAAGCTGCCAAAGCTGGACACCTTGAACGGGTGAGGCCTCTTCAGTCAGAACAGGGTTCAGCGGAATTGTGTCCGCCAATGCACGCTTCTTCGCCCAGAATTGCTCAAAGTCCTCGGGACGAGGTATCGCGGGGCTCAACTCGGAAGGATCAAAAGCAGCACCACCATAGGCTTTCTCTACCCCTGCCGCCTCAACAACCAGCAACAACGTCCCTGGATCATCGCGTGTCGCTGAATAGGAGGCATGCCCCCCCGAAAATTCAAGTGTGCCCTCATCCAGCTTCTGTAGACCATTCGAAAGCAATTGATATTTCGCCGATTGAGGCGCCTGATCACCTTCATCCAAATGAACGGTTTCAATCTGCCAGACGGCATCTTCACCCAGGGAATAAATGCCGTCCTCACGATCCACGCTGATTTTAATATCAGCCGCCCAGGCACAACTGCTCAGGCTCAGCAAAAGAATGACGAGTCTTTTTTTCATTGGAACTACCATAACTTCAAATCAACTGGGCATTTTCCCCGGAACGGAATCTTTCCGAGCAAGGCTTTCGTATAGGCCGTCACGACATTCGGCTGACGCGAATAAGCACAGACATAGTTATCTATGACGCCTATTTCCCGAATCATATAAGGGTTTCCAAACGAAACAAAATAGGTGGGCTGCTTGCCCTTAATGGCCTCCCAATTGATGCAGGCATAAGATCGAGACGACAATCTTACGTATCCGGTGTTGGGACGGGGACTAATGTTGGAGACATAAAAGACAGCGGAGTATCGACTTAAATCATCCGGAACCTCTGAAGAGTTCCGGGCAGAATCCACCACATAGCCCGCCTGCCTAAGCTCACGGCTTATGATTTGCAACACCAGTGTTTTATCGTCGTTTTCCCCAACATTGATGCCTGATCTTCCAAGATGGTCCGCCCCCAGTTCGACCAAGAGTATATGTTCGCCCTCAGGTAGGCACAAAGGATACCGTTCCTCCCAGTCACGAACAAGGGTCAAACTCCGCTCACCAATTGCATCGGATAAAGAAATGGTATCCGCCTGCTGCGTCTGTTGCTTAAAGCTCTCCTCGTCCGGCAACGGCATCGCATCCGACAGAAGGCCTTGCCGGGCTTTCAAAGCCAACACACGGTCGACGGACGCATGAATGGCAGCCTCATCAAGCTCTCCATCATTCAGTGCCTGTTCAATAGCATCCACAGTAGAGTCGACCCCACCACGGATAAATAAAAGCATATCCGCTCCCGCGCGGAGAGCATCCACCGCCATTTCGCCTTCATTCGGGTAAACCGCTTGCAAGCCCCCCATGCGGAAAGCATCCGTGATGACCAAGCCTTGAAAACCCATTTCTTCACGAAGCAATTGAATTTGCACAGCGGGATCAATGACAGCGGGTAATCTCAGTCCTGTTTTGGAGTGACAACCTGACCCATGTAGCAGGGCAATCCAGCCAGTCATGATACTGGTCACGCCCGCATCAATGGCAGCTTGAAAGGTCTTTCCAAATGTCTCTCTCCACTCTGCCAATGGCAGGGAGTTGACGCTAGTCACTGTGTGCTGATCGCGTGAATCCACTCCATCCCCGGGGAAATGCTTGGCTGTCGCCGCAATACCGTTGTCCTGCATTCCACGTATGTATGCTTGGGCCAAACGCGCAATACGTTCCGGCTGGTCGCCAAAGGACCGATGGTTGGTAATCGGATTGTTCCAATTGAAATTAATGTCGACGACTGGACCAAAATTCCAATGGCATCCCATGGCTCTGGCTTGTCGAGCTGCCGCTCCGGCAACCTTATATGCGTAATCCTCGGCATCTTCAATCGGCTCAATCGCAGCCAAATTCATCACAGCCCCAAAAGGCGTTGCTCCAACCGCACGACAACCACCCTCGTGATCTCCGGAAATCAGCAAAGGAACCTTGGCTCTCTGCTGCAAGTCACGCAACAGCGGGCTGGTTTTGACTACATCGGCAATTCCTAAAAAACCGCCACCCCAAGGGAGAGCGCCAACCTTTTGGAATGCGTCCTCTGGAGTATCCTGATTCCAGTGCGCCCATAGGATCGGGTGCAACAACTGAGACAGCAGTTCCCGAGGCTTAAGCGTCGCTTTGACTCGGTCGACACAACTCTGCTGAGCCGCGGATAAGGCGAGTGGCTGAGGCCTCACAGTGTCCCCCCATCGTGTCCAGCCATCGATAGAGCATCCGGAGCTGCCTCGGGGCCCACCGTGTCCCGGCTCACGGGCAGGCGGTCGAGAACCTTCTCAACTGCGCCGATGGTCTTGCCCTCGACCGGGCGTGAACTCCCAAAGACATCATGGGTAACCTGTGGATAGCTTCCTTGAGCCTGACCGATGGCAGGACTCCCTTCCTCCGGCACCCGGATTCCGAAGGACAAAGTAAGCAACAAAGGGTTTTCAAATAGGATTCCAGTCGGCACGTCCGATTGAGGGAAAGAGCCAGAAACCAAATTACCCTCAAGCGTCCAGTTCTTCATCGAGCTGTCCGGGTCGAAAATGGGAGCGCCGGAGGTCTCCAGAATGTTGTTGGTAAACACTACACCTGAAGGAGGGATGCTGGAGTCACGCTTTGGGTGGCGCAGTCCGATGTTAACCGCCCTGACGCAATCAACGACGGTATTGGAAGCAATGACCGCACTAGTAACGGGATCATAATAATTCTCCGGATCTCCGTTGTGCAGGGTGATCGCGCTGTGGGCCAACCCAGCCATATAGTTGTTGATCACCGTCTGACCGGCACCTTGAAAACGGATGCCTCCAGTACCAGCAGCGTGCTTGCCGAGAAATACATTGCCGTCAATCAGGTTGCCGCTCCCTTTGCGCACGACCAAACCACCCCGGCATTCCAGAAATACGTTATGACGAATAATGTTCTCAGAGCATTTCACGGAGACGATTTCGGTCTCCCCACTGCAACGCTCGAAAACATTGGCCTCAACGACGGTACGGGATGCGCCACGTCCGCCTTCGGCTCCGTGAAAGAGCTGTATCGTTTCAAAACCGTTTTCGTCAGCACCCGGTGTTACATCCGCAAAGTAGTTATGATGAATGTAATGGTAGTCGGGCCCCGTGGAATCGCTGCGCAACATTTGGATAAGCTGCTGGTTGGTGGTCTCGGCAGAATTATCATCGTTGGTAAACGAGCAGTAGCCGACTTCACAGTGTGTCGCTTCGTCCATAAAGCGCACCTAATGTCCGACTTTCAATGCATCGAAACGGCAACGCCAAAGACGATGTCCTTGACCGGAAGTAAATTCCAAACGACTGGACTTTCCAAAGTCGAAGCCTTCAAGACTAAGGCACTTGCCTCTAAGCATCACTGCGGCATCCATTACGACCGATCTGGGCTCTGCTGCGCGGATGGTAATGCGCTGGTCTGGCTCTCCGTATCCTTCCAAACGAAGCGTCTTGGTGTAGTGCCCGGGCTCTACGATGATCATAGCTCCCGGGGCAGCTTGTGACACCGCTGCTTCAAGAGCTTCCGTAGAATGCACACGTACTTCCGCCTTTGTTATACCTACCAGCACACCTAGTAATGTAACTATGGTAATCCCTTGCCTCCACTTCACGATGGAACCTTTCTTAATTTAAGTATGACTCGATACTGAAAATCCAGGCGTACCGGACGTTAGCGACGACGATTAAAAATCATCATCAGAATCGCTGCGATACCTGATACGAGAGCCGACGAAGCAGACTCGGGAATCGCTGAAATAGAGATATTGTCGATAATGACATCCGACCCCACATTGGACGAGGCGCTCAAGAAGCCAAAACGCCCAATTCCATCGGCAGCGTCAAAGATCGTATCAGTCAAATAACCCCAAATCCCCAATTGTTCGGTTCCAGAGTAAAGGGCGAACTGGCTCCCACTGAGTGTCAGGTCATCGCCGTTGATATCGGAAAGAACAACCGTTGATGTACCGCTGTTAGTATAGATGGAGAACTGGGTGCCGCCGGTCGAAATTCTATTGCTAAAGCCATTGCTGGTGTCTCCATAAACAGAGACCTGACCATTTTGCCGCAGCTGAATATCAAAGGCGCAGTTACCCTTGCTACTCGAGGAAATCCCTTCATTGGTCAAACGAAAGCTCAGTATCCCATCAGATGTACCCTTATTTGTGGACAGGGCGGCATCAAAGGTCATGAATTGAACCAGGTTACTGGAGGCACTACTGGTGAAATCATTTTGCACATAGACTCCGACGCCGCTGTCAACGTCGTAGATATTCATGGCGTTTCCTGAAAATGGATTAGCTGGAGTCGAGCTCTCATTAATAATGACCGCACCACGATCACTATTTTCAGCAGAGGGGCTAACCGACGTAAAATCGTTAAAATCCCCCACCGAGAAATCGTTAAAATAGAGACTTTGTGCGGAGGCAGTAAGGATAGAAATCCAGAACGCGGGGACGAGGTACAGGTATTTGTTTATCTTCATAGGACTAGGTTTTTTTGTTATTGGGCATCGACAGCTTTCACCGAGCCATCAAGAAAAAGTTGATTGCGGATGTGACCATGATATGGAGTGGGCGACAGTAGAGTGTACCAACCTGCAGACCCGCCCAGCACCTCCGGGTATTGCTGGTCAACCTCTGTCAGCAGCATGACTGAATTTGCATCAATATCCGGAAGGCTAAGAAGTCTGAGCGGACTACCAGCTTTGGCCGGATCACTATTGGCATATCCCCAGGGATTCCTTCTCACCCCATTAATGACAACGCTAGTCGTCGCAAAATAAGCGGGGCCCTTCATCTCTGGATCATGCTCCAAGTATCCCGGAAAAGTAAAAACAGAGAATGCTTGCTTCGGTTGAGTGGCGCTAGGCACATCCAGATAAGGATATAAAAAATTCGGCAGTTGGGAATCCAGATAAGCAGCCGTCCCGTAGTACGGTAATTGTCCGTTCTTAATCGGACCAGGCAGATAATTGTCGTGCTCTTGCATATATAAATGCATGGCGACTCCAACACTCCTCAGATTAGTGACACTTGCCGCTGAACTCGCACGCTTACGTACCGAAGAAATGGCAGGTATCAGAATCGCAGCTAAAATCCCGACAATGGCAATAACCGCCAACAACTCGATAAGCGAGAACCCGATCCGGCGCAATCTCGTAGAGGTAAGCTGCAGCCTTTGCTCCGAAGAATGGATGATATTGGGGTAAGTAAATTCCATTGGTAGTAGCATTATATTTTCATATACCTTCAGCAAGAAGCTCACATTTCATGCAGATGAAATATGAACCAGATCGAAGTTATTGATTAAATTTTTTGAGTAATTCTCCGCGGATCGACCAGTGGCTGAACAATCTCATGCCACCATGACAGAACAAAGATCCATCCACGTGGTTTATCCTCAAAATCGGATGAGCGTACGACTTTCTCCTCTCCGTTGGCGAATCCGCTGTAGCCATACTTGACCTTATAGAGAAAATCTTCGCTACCAATGTAAATTGCATCCATAAGCGAGCGATCTTCATCGGAGATAGGTTCCCAGTCGTCAAAAGCCCAAATGGCCGCGGCCGTGGCCATGTTATTCATCCATCCTTCATACACATAGCTGAGAGAGCTGCGGAAACGCGTACCGTTTATCTTCGCGTTTCGAGTATCAAATTCAAAACACATTCCAAATTGACCATCATACGGAGAGATTAAGTATTCCCCATCGCCATCTTTAGCTAGGATGTGGGTAAAAAGTCCCTCCTTGTTGGTCACAGGGATTTCAGTTCGCGCGGTATGACTATACATCCGAGAAGCCAGCTTCCGATAAATTGCCCACGCCTGATCCAATGAAAAACCCTGATAGGTATAAGTGTTTCCGTGCACCCCAGCACCGTTACCATAGTCAAGAGTCGGATCATTTCCTTGATACTCCCCACCCTCCATAAGAGCTTGCCGAGTACCCGGGACCTGAGTCCAACAGTCAACGATATTGGTGAAGCCAGCCTCCCTAAGTTCCTCTAAGTATGAATCAAAATCAAAATCTCTCAATCGCTGCCGAAGTATCTCTTCAGTGAAGAAATAGGAGGAAGCCATCCCCACAGCTACATAACCTTCAACATGATTGGGATTCCACTCTTTACCGAAGTTCCGGCTACCATCCAAAAGCGCATGATAGTCATTGTCATCATCCAAGGTGTAGCAGGCCGCGACCGCAAGAGCACCCATTAACAATTCTGCCTTCTTCTGCTCCTCTGGACTCAGAGCATCCCATACCGCATGTGTATGACGAATATAAGCTAATGACCAAGCAAAGGCACCGTGAGACCACCCCCCCAATCCACCTTGGCATTCTGGCTCGGAACCACCGACCAATACCGGGCGTAGACGCGAAATAACTGCTTCAATCAGCCACGACTCCTGTGTGCGCCCTTCTTTTTGCTCAAGATAGGCCTCCAAACAAAGAGTGTAGAAGCCAAATGTATGATTGAGGTGATGCGAACGCTTGGCAGGCCGAAAATCCCAATAAGGTGCGGAGAACTCTAATGCGCGTTCGATTACAGAATGGGATAGTATCGTTGAAGTATCCGAGGAGCGCTCATCAGAAACTTCTGATGATGGAGCCCTCACCTCATTCTCCCGATGGGCCTCCTTCTGACAGCCCACAAAAAGCAGGCTCAATGAGAGGCAACACATTTGAAAGGAGAGTTTTAATGGATGGGACATTGTGATTATGTTATATTGAATCATGAACATTAGCGAATATGCATATGGCCGAGGACAGCTCTACTTAGGTCATCCGGTCAAAATCAGCTAGTGTGATAATATTTTCAGGGAACTTCCCTGCATAATGTAGATTGATATTTTTTAGAGCCAATTCACCACAGATCCAACGTGCATCCTTGGTAGGCCCCGACATATGCGGTAAGAGAACCGCATCTGGAATTGAGAAAAGCGGTGAATCTGCCTGCAAAGGCTCTTTCTGATAAACGTCCAAAGCAACCTTCAAGTCTTTCTCTTTAGCGACCTTGATCAAATCCATCTCATTCACAAGTGCCCCACGAGCGACATTGACAAAAAGACTACCATCCGGAAGCCGTGAAAGCACATGCCGGTCAATGCAACCATGATTGTTCGGCCGCAATGCCTCAGCTTCGACAAAAACATCCGTCCCCTCTGCCAAGGCAAGCAAGTTATCAATAGGCTCTGCACCAGTAGCCCGAATCAACTCAACAGGAACTCCGGGTGCATGAACCCGAATCATAACATTAAAAGGCTTCAGCAAAGAAATAAGCGAACGGGCCACATTTCCAAATCCATGAATCCCTACCTGCTTACCAATAAGAGTTGCTGTATCCGCACGAACATTATTCCACTTACCTTGCCGAACTAACTCTTCCCGATAGCGGCAAATCACACGTAATCGAGAAAGAATCAGTGCAAGTGCGCCCTCCGCAACAATAGGACTGCAGACGCTCCCCCAATTGGAAACCAACAAGCCTTCCTCAATATGTCTTCGAGTAATCGCTCGCTTCGGAGATCCAACCAGCAAACACAGGTATTCCAGGTTGCCTCCACGATTTTTCAGAAAGTCGAGAGGGATATCTCGTAAACGCCAAGCACCGACGATGACCGATGCAGCCTCCAATTCTTCGAGACTAGCCTCCTCCGGATCCAACCAGATACTCTCCTCTAAACTCGCTTGCATCCGTGCCCTCAGGAAAGAGGGAAAGAATTCAAGAACTTCATCCGGAATTAATGCAAAAATTGGGGCTTTCGTTGGTGTTTCCCCAGCGACTGGACTGTAATCAGAAATATTCAATGCCTACGAGTTTGCAAACGCCTATGCCCCCTGCAATTTCCATAGAATTCATGCGCATGAAATTCAGGCTGTTTGCTGCCGCATCTCCAAAATATTGTGCTTTCAGCATTCATTTTATTCTAAGAACCCGTCTCCTCTGCACCTTTTATTTAAGCCCCCCGCATGGAAAATACAGTCGAATTCATCGTCATCGCAGGCTACCTACTCCTGCTTATTACCGTATCCTTAGTTTTCAAAAAATTTAACGAGGATTCGAATGATTACTTCCGTAATGGTTGTCGGGGTACATGGTGGCTAATAGGGATGAGTACCTTTATGACGACCTTTAGCGCTTGGACCTTTACTGGCGCTGCAGGCGTCTCTTACAAAGCAGGATGGACCGTCACGATAATTTTCCTATCGAACAGTCTGGGGTTCATATTCAATGCCATCTACCTGGCGCCCCGATACCGTCAATTGAGAATGACCACGTCCGCCGAAGTGGTTCGTAAACGTTTTGGTCCTTTAACGGAGCAATACGTGGCCTATTCAGGATTCGCATTCTACTCTTATGTCGCCGCCCTGCACCTTTATGGGTTATCGATTTTCACCTCAGCCATTTTCGGCTTCGAAATTCAGCAAACCATCTTGATTGTCGGAACTGTGGTGGTTTTTTACGCGATGATCGGAGGTAGTTGGGCCGTCAAAGCAACTGACTTTTTGCAAAGTCTGATACTAATCCCAATAACAATTCTGGTTGCCATACTCGCCCTGATTCATGTTGGCGGCGTGAGCGGAATGTTTGAGATGATCGACGCCCAGGGGCTGTCCGAACGCTTTCGTTTTATCAACTCAGTCGAGTTCAACGACCAAATGATCGATTTCTCCATTTACTGGGCAATCGCCATCACACTGGAGCATGTCATCAGCTACAACTCCCTCTCTGCCGCACCTCGCTACTTTGCCGCAAAAGACGGACGGGAGGCCAGTAAGGCGGCATGGTTGGCCTGTGTGATGATGACACTCGGTTCTCTCATCTGGTTTATCCCTCCGATTATCGCGCGTCTCTGCTTCTCTGGCCAGGTTGACGGAATTGATATCGCCTCGCCACCGGAGGCTTCCTATGCCGTCACAAGCCTAAACCTACTGCCTACAGGAATGTCCGGACTGATTGCCGTGGCCATTTTTGCCTCAACGATGAGCAGCATGGACAGCGGTTTAAATGGCAATGCGGCAACTTTGGTAAAAAATATTTTGCCGCCACTATTCCGCTTGAGTCGACGTGAAATGCCTGGACCTCGCGGGCAATTGCGCATCGGACAAGTTTGGACGCTGTTTTGTGGTGCCGCCATCATTCTCATTGCACTCTTTTTATCTCAGCAACAAGGCAAAGGCATATTCCGCTTTATGCTCATACTTGGTTTGCTCATTCCGACCTCTCAAGTGCCCCTATTATTAGGTTTGTTCATTCGTAAAGTGCCGAGTTGGTCCGCACTATTCACAATGGTAATGGTCTGGCCCGTAGGGTTATTCATGTATTTTAGCGGTAAAGAGTCTTTTCAAAATATTTCCTTCATGACGGAACCTTACAAATGGCACTGGGGGGTCCTTCTAAAACTCGGCCTAGCAGCCCTCATATTTGTTTTGACGATCCCATTTTGGAAATACGCGTCCTCTAAATATAAAGCGCAGGTAGATGACTTCTTCCGCTTAATGAATACGCCAGTGGACTTTGATAAGGAAATCGGTTCTGCTAATGATACCTCACAGGAAAGAATACTGGGATTGTTTGCTTTAGTAACAGGAATCGCCATCTGCCTTATTATGTTTGTACCGGGAAACAGCTGGGGCATCGACGGGCGCATGGGTATTCTCTTTGTCGGCGGTAGCGTCGCGTTAACTGGTCTGTTATTCATAATGTCAGGCTATCGAACAAAACTGTTAAAAAAGGCCAAACGACATTCGAAAAAGTCTGATTAATCAGTTCATCCGCTGATGGTATGAAAACCAATCCACATTGACTTTATTTAGGCTAAAGGAATACGCTGATAAAATGGGAACTGTTCGAAAATACACCCAAAAAGACATCGCGAAAGAAGCGAATGTTCACCCCTCTACGGTCTCTTTGGCAATGAGC harbors:
- a CDS encoding IS630 family transposase yields the protein WGDETAIKPECHFRRSFSPKGVTPVVRQSAKRFHSSLISAINNQGKMQWMPLKEAINSETFLKFLRQLVKFRKRKIILIVDNLRVHHSKPVKEWLEQNTHRIELVFLPAYSPELNPDEYLNNYLKQTVTAEERLTDKVELDATVKVKMFLLGIRKHLVKSFFRHPAVQYAGLSPI
- a CDS encoding acetylxylan esterase, translating into MKKRLVILLLSLSSCAWAADIKISVDREDGIYSLGEDAVWQIETVHLDEGDQAPQSAKYQLLSNGLQKLDEGTLEFSGGHASYSATRDDPGTLLLVVEAAGVEKAYGGAAFDPSELSPAIPRPEDFEQFWAKKRALADTIPLNPVLTEEASPVQGVQLWQLTVDNINESHVRGQLARPDSTEKKLPALLIVQWAGVYPLKKSWSTNAAEDGWLVLNIQAHDIPLYESQTFYDELKSGPLNRYNAIGNDDRETSYFLRMYLGCYQAVRYLTSRPDWDGKTLVVRGSSQGGMQALVTAALCNEVVTAAIAKVPAGSDQSGPLVGRKPSWPGSFYKTTGKDEEKVHKTSAYFDVINFCPDILCPTLIGMGLADTTCPAPGIFIAANEMPGPVELITMPSAGHKSTRLNPHAWFSREERVWLEKLGNGEVPLADIDE
- a CDS encoding glycoside hydrolase family 3 protein codes for the protein MHPILWAHWNQDTPEDAFQKVGALPWGGGFLGIADVVKTSPLLRDLQQRAKVPLLISGDHEGGCRAVGATPFGAVMNLAAIEPIEDAEDYAYKVAGAAARQARAMGCHWNFGPVVDINFNWNNPITNHRSFGDQPERIARLAQAYIRGMQDNGIAATAKHFPGDGVDSRDQHTVTSVNSLPLAEWRETFGKTFQAAIDAGVTSIMTGWIALLHGSGCHSKTGLRLPAVIDPAVQIQLLREEMGFQGLVITDAFRMGGLQAVYPNEGEMAVDALRAGADMLLFIRGGVDSTVDAIEQALNDGELDEAAIHASVDRVLALKARQGLLSDAMPLPDEESFKQQTQQADTISLSDAIGERSLTLVRDWEERYPLCLPEGEHILLVELGADHLGRSGINVGENDDKTLVLQIISRELRQAGYVVDSARNSSEVPDDLSRYSAVFYVSNISPRPNTGYVRLSSRSYACINWEAIKGKQPTYFVSFGNPYMIREIGVIDNYVCAYSRQPNVVTAYTKALLGKIPFRGKCPVDLKLW
- a CDS encoding type II secretion system protein, which codes for MEFTYPNIIHSSEQRLQLTSTRLRRIGFSLIELLAVIAIVGILAAILIPAISSVRKRASSAASVTNLRSVGVAMHLYMQEHDNYLPGPIKNGQLPYYGTAAYLDSQLPNFLYPYLDVPSATQPKQAFSVFTFPGYLEHDPEMKGPAYFATTSVVINGVRRNPWGYANSDPAKAGSPLRLLSLPDIDANSVMLLTEVDQQYPEVLGGSAGWYTLLSPTPYHGHIRNQLFLDGSVKAVDAQ
- a CDS encoding NAD(P)-dependent oxidoreductase, producing the protein MNISDYSPVAGETPTKAPIFALIPDEVLEFFPSFLRARMQASLEESIWLDPEEASLEELEAASVIVGAWRLRDIPLDFLKNRGGNLEYLCLLVGSPKRAITRRHIEEGLLVSNWGSVCSPIVAEGALALILSRLRVICRYREELVRQGKWNNVRADTATLIGKQVGIHGFGNVARSLISLLKPFNVMIRVHAPGVPVELIRATGAEPIDNLLALAEGTDVFVEAEALRPNNHGCIDRHVLSRLPDGSLFVNVARGALVNEMDLIKVAKEKDLKVALDVYQKEPLQADSPLFSIPDAVLLPHMSGPTKDARWICGELALKNINLHYAGKFPENIITLADFDRMT
- a CDS encoding sodium:solute symporter family transporter, translated to MENTVEFIVIAGYLLLLITVSLVFKKFNEDSNDYFRNGCRGTWWLIGMSTFMTTFSAWTFTGAAGVSYKAGWTVTIIFLSNSLGFIFNAIYLAPRYRQLRMTTSAEVVRKRFGPLTEQYVAYSGFAFYSYVAALHLYGLSIFTSAIFGFEIQQTILIVGTVVVFYAMIGGSWAVKATDFLQSLILIPITILVAILALIHVGGVSGMFEMIDAQGLSERFRFINSVEFNDQMIDFSIYWAIAITLEHVISYNSLSAAPRYFAAKDGREASKAAWLACVMMTLGSLIWFIPPIIARLCFSGQVDGIDIASPPEASYAVTSLNLLPTGMSGLIAVAIFASTMSSMDSGLNGNAATLVKNILPPLFRLSRREMPGPRGQLRIGQVWTLFCGAAIILIALFLSQQQGKGIFRFMLILGLLIPTSQVPLLLGLFIRKVPSWSALFTMVMVWPVGLFMYFSGKESFQNISFMTEPYKWHWGVLLKLGLAALIFVLTIPFWKYASSKYKAQVDDFFRLMNTPVDFDKEIGSANDTSQERILGLFALVTGIAICLIMFVPGNSWGIDGRMGILFVGGSVALTGLLFIMSGYRTKLLKKAKRHSKKSD